Part of the Oligoflexia bacterium genome is shown below.
AGTGGCAGTATGTTCAAAACTGAGCCATTCGCCGTCTGCATAAAAATTAACTTTATGAACACCAAAAATTTCACCACCACGCAGACTTACGGGCTCACCAATTTTAATTTTGCGGCCCTTAGGAATACTGGCTTTGACTTCATTTAATAAAAATTTTGCCGTACCACTGGGCCGGTCTTTTTTATGACGATGATGGGTCTCTTCAATTTCTATTTCTGTAGCTGAGAATGTTTTTAAAAATTCTTTAAATACTCCCGCTAGTGCATTGATACCCAAACCCATATTTGCACTTTTAAAAATCGCTGTTTTTTTAGATGCCTTTTGAATTGATTTTTCTTGAGACTCTTTTAGGCCCGTGGTGCCAGTAATAAGGGCTACTTTGTTTTGCGCGCACCATTTGGCGATTTGAACGGTTCCCTCGGGGCTTGAAAAATCGATAACGACATCGGGAAAATATTTTTTAAGATTCCCAAGTGTGACAGCGGATTTTGCATCTATACTGGCGCATAAATTTAATTTTGTTTCTTTACAGATTAGGTTTACGAGTTCTTTACCCATGCGACCTGATCCGCCAAAAACAGCCACCTGTATTTGGGCACTTGTTTTCACAATGACCCCATTTTTCTTAATACATCTAGCATTGGCTTATGAAACTTTTTATCAAGCTCCACTAACGGCAACCGCAGTTCACCTGATTCAATAATTCCCATTTCTTTCATAGCCCATTTCACAGGAATTGGATTTGCCTCACAAAAAAGAAGATCACACACTTCTTTTATCTCACTGGTTAGTTTATCAACCACTTCACTTTTTTTACCCAACTTAAAACTCTCACGCCCAGCTTCTGCAGCCTTCACACACCAGCTGGGTACAACATGCGAAAGAACACTAATTACACCTTGAGCACCGTAAGCCATCGCTTCAGTGAAGGTTCCATCATCGCCAGATAAAATCATAAAATCTTTTGGGCATATTTTTTTCAATTTTTTAATCACCTCTATATCCCCAGCAGCCTCTTTAACACCC
Proteins encoded:
- the dapB gene encoding 4-hydroxy-tetrahydrodipicolinate reductase codes for the protein MKTSAQIQVAVFGGSGRMGKELVNLICKETKLNLCASIDAKSAVTLGNLKKYFPDVVIDFSSPEGTVQIAKWCAQNKVALITGTTGLKESQEKSIQKASKKTAIFKSANMGLGINALAGVFKEFLKTFSATEIEIEETHHRHKKDRPSGTAKFLLNEVKASIPKGRKIKIGEPVSLRGGEIFGVHKVNFYADGEWLSFEHTATDRSIFARGALKAAQWIKGKKPGMYSMKDMLFNG